The following proteins come from a genomic window of Phnomibacter ginsenosidimutans:
- a CDS encoding sensor histidine kinase, whose translation MASSPFTTPRFRRMFFAGWALWMLVHAWVLSAYGLSWKLSAIDSLVSNALLLGCSWLISNSLRYYLPDNNRYSYLLALTGLVALFWMLLSKLVLFMLPDSLANYAFVPGKTYPIRMAVGVLILGTNTLIHVLWYTVQQQQEEEDRRKEAEALSREVELMKLRDQLHPHFLFNSLNSINALIVAKPTQARTMIQQLADFLRGTLRKEENTWNALADEISHLQLYLDIEKVRFGHRLNTVIDIPEALSTAQIPAMLLQPAVENAIKFGLYDTTEPITIDIIARQEGSKLVLEIRNPYDPQTSRQPDGTGFGLRSIQRRLQLLFGQSDLLKTSGSNGLFITTIIVPQPL comes from the coding sequence GTGGCTTCTTCACCATTTACCACACCGCGGTTTCGCCGCATGTTTTTTGCCGGCTGGGCACTCTGGATGCTGGTGCATGCATGGGTGCTCTCCGCATATGGCCTCAGCTGGAAATTGTCTGCCATTGATAGCCTAGTAAGCAATGCTTTGTTACTCGGTTGCAGCTGGCTCATCAGCAATAGCCTTCGGTATTACCTTCCCGACAACAACCGCTACAGCTACCTGCTGGCGTTGACTGGTTTGGTGGCTTTGTTCTGGATGCTCTTGTCGAAGCTGGTTTTGTTTATGCTGCCGGATAGTTTAGCGAACTACGCATTTGTGCCGGGCAAAACTTATCCCATACGCATGGCAGTGGGCGTACTCATTTTGGGTACCAATACCCTCATACACGTGTTGTGGTACACAGTGCAGCAACAGCAGGAAGAAGAAGACCGGCGCAAAGAAGCCGAGGCTTTGTCGAGAGAAGTAGAACTGATGAAACTGCGGGATCAATTGCATCCGCATTTTCTGTTCAATAGTTTAAACTCCATCAATGCACTTATTGTAGCCAAACCCACACAGGCCCGCACCATGATTCAGCAACTGGCCGATTTTTTGCGGGGCACTTTGCGCAAAGAAGAAAATACCTGGAATGCACTGGCAGATGAAATCAGCCATTTGCAACTTTATCTGGACATTGAAAAAGTCCGATTTGGTCATCGACTAAATACCGTCATCGATATTCCTGAAGCATTGAGCACTGCACAAATACCTGCTATGTTATTGCAGCCAGCGGTAGAAAATGCCATCAAATTTGGTTTGTACGATACCACCGAACCCATTACCATCGACATCATTGCCCGGCAGGAGGGCAGTAAACTGGTGCTGGAAATCCGCAACCCGTACGACCCGCAAACAAGCCGTCAACCTGACGGTACAGGCTTTGGCTTACGTTCCATTCAGCGGCGCTTGCAGCTCTTGTTTGGGCAAAGCGATTTGCTCAAAACCAGTGGCAGCAACGGCCTTTTTATTACCACCATCATAGTTCCGCAACCGTTATGA
- a CDS encoding NRAMP family divalent metal transporter: MAKQQQWMSNGMMGAAFLMATSAIGPGFITQTTVFTSQQLSNFGFVILVSILIDIVVQLNIWKAIATTGLKAPALANRVVPGAGVLLTLMVVAGGMVFNIGNVAGSGLGLQTMFGISATTGAIISGAIAIALFLLKEFGKAMDTFAKWLGILMIVMVLTVAFATQPPVGDMLQHVVLPTHINSLSILTLVGGTVGGYISFAGAHRMLEAQQGKPMAEKEVTKGAVTGIILSGIMRIGLYAAVLGVVVTGFVPDAGNPVASVFQQALGDNGRRIFGLILWSAAITSVVGASYTSVSFLESWHPAIVKHRQWMIVAFIIVATAVFAGFGNPVKILVLAGAVNAFVLPLALILVLLAMSYRKWLPNYRHPLWLSISGWVITALLLYMAWRAIAAL, encoded by the coding sequence ATGGCTAAGCAACAACAATGGATGAGCAATGGCATGATGGGTGCCGCTTTTTTGATGGCCACCAGTGCCATTGGTCCCGGCTTTATTACACAAACTACGGTGTTCACCAGTCAGCAGTTGTCCAACTTTGGGTTTGTGATTTTGGTGTCCATTCTCATTGACATTGTGGTGCAACTGAATATCTGGAAAGCCATAGCCACAACGGGTTTGAAGGCACCGGCCTTGGCCAATCGGGTAGTACCTGGTGCTGGTGTGTTGCTCACTCTTATGGTAGTAGCAGGAGGGATGGTATTTAATATTGGCAATGTGGCCGGTAGTGGGTTGGGCTTGCAAACCATGTTTGGCATTTCGGCTACCACTGGTGCAATTATTAGTGGTGCCATTGCCATTGCGTTGTTTTTGCTGAAAGAGTTTGGCAAGGCCATGGATACATTTGCCAAATGGCTCGGCATCCTCATGATTGTAATGGTGTTGACGGTAGCTTTTGCTACACAACCACCTGTGGGTGATATGCTGCAACATGTTGTGCTGCCAACGCACATCAATTCATTATCCATTCTCACCTTGGTGGGTGGCACTGTTGGTGGTTACATCAGTTTTGCTGGCGCCCATCGCATGCTCGAAGCGCAGCAAGGCAAGCCCATGGCGGAGAAAGAAGTAACGAAGGGGGCGGTAACGGGTATCATCTTATCAGGCATCATGCGCATTGGTTTGTATGCGGCCGTGTTGGGTGTAGTGGTGACCGGTTTTGTGCCCGATGCAGGCAATCCTGTCGCCAGTGTTTTTCAGCAGGCATTGGGCGACAATGGCCGCCGCATATTTGGTCTCATTTTGTGGAGTGCTGCCATTACTTCTGTAGTAGGTGCTTCGTATACGTCGGTTTCTTTTTTGGAAAGCTGGCATCCGGCCATTGTTAAACATCGTCAATGGATGATCGTTGCCTTTATTATTGTTGCTACTGCAGTGTTTGCAGGTTTTGGCAATCCGGTGAAAATATTGGTGCTGGCCGGAGCCGTCAACGCATTTGTATTGCCGCTGGCGTTGATACTGGTATTGCTGGCCATGTCGTATCGAAAATGGCTGCCCAACTACCGCCATCCTTTGTGGCTCAGCATCAGCGGATGGGTCATTACTGCATTGTTGTTGTACATGGCTTGGCGGGCTATTGCGGCGTTGTAG
- a CDS encoding citrate (Si)-synthase, protein MFFKALRTGHVEKDYWEATYDDSLILLARLPRLAAYIYRRKYHNGEDITPDGMMDWSGNLAHMLGFNDDKFKELMRLYMTIHADHEGGNVSAHTTHLVGSALSDPYLAYAAGMNGLAGPLHGLANQEVIKWIFEMQEKLGTDLPTHDQIENYVRQTLSEGKVVPGYGHAVLRQTDPRYTAQMEFGKKYMREDKLCRTVWKIYEVVPPILESLGKVKNPWPNVDAHSGALLVHFGMKEYEFYTVLFAVSRAMGVLASLIWDRALGLPIERPKSVTTDLVKKWLNGEDEIWGE, encoded by the coding sequence CTGTTTTTCAAAGCGCTACGCACAGGGCATGTCGAAAAAGATTACTGGGAAGCCACCTATGACGACAGTCTGATTCTGTTGGCCCGACTCCCTCGTTTAGCGGCCTATATCTATCGTCGTAAATACCACAATGGAGAAGACATTACCCCCGATGGTATGATGGACTGGAGTGGAAACCTGGCACACATGCTCGGCTTCAACGACGATAAGTTTAAAGAACTGATGCGGTTGTACATGACCATCCACGCCGACCACGAAGGTGGCAACGTGAGTGCTCATACCACGCACCTTGTAGGCTCTGCCCTCAGCGATCCATACCTGGCCTACGCTGCCGGTATGAACGGCCTTGCTGGTCCGCTGCATGGCCTCGCCAATCAGGAAGTGATCAAGTGGATTTTTGAAATGCAGGAAAAGCTGGGTACCGATTTACCCACGCATGACCAAATAGAAAATTATGTACGCCAAACCCTGTCGGAAGGTAAAGTAGTGCCCGGCTATGGCCACGCTGTATTGCGCCAAACCGACCCCCGCTATACCGCACAAATGGAGTTTGGTAAAAAGTACATGCGGGAAGACAAGCTCTGCCGTACCGTATGGAAGATTTATGAAGTAGTACCACCCATTTTGGAAAGCCTCGGCAAGGTGAAAAACCCCTGGCCAAACGTAGATGCGCATAGCGGTGCGCTGCTCGTACACTTCGGTATGAAGGAGTATGAGTTTTACACCGTACTGTTTGCCGTAAGCCGTGCCATGGGTGTATTGGCCAGCCTCATTTGGGACCGTGCACTGGGCTTGCCCATTGAGCGTCCGAAGAGTGTAACCACCGATTTGGTGAAGAAATGGCTGAATGGTGAAGATGAAATTTGGGGTGAATAA
- a CDS encoding NAD(P)/FAD-dependent oxidoreductase, with protein sequence MKQSRKHIVVIGGGAAGFFCAVNVARLQPDWQVTILEKGSKVLQKVKVSGGGRCNVTHDCSSISEMSKCYPRGEKFVKKLFRHFFVPNSIQWFAERGVALKVEKDGRMFPVTNDSQTIIECLLKEANQFRVELLLNFSVKTLAQTESSGWQITADNGRSIHADALCIATGGFPKLEQFDWLQQATGHTVVPPVPSLFTFNLPKHPITKLMGVATPAKVRIAGFKEESEGPLLITHWGLSGPAVLRMSAFAARHLHDHEYKFTALINWLPDWNETSLREAIIQHRQAHGSQLVINTPWFGLPARLLEFLLQEAGIAPQQRWADLPATQQNALVKKLCSYECAASGKTTFKDEFVTAGGIDTAELSPDTMQSKKASNLCFAGEIINVDGITGGYNFQHAWSSGFVAAKTIAEQTV encoded by the coding sequence GTGAAGCAATCCCGAAAACATATTGTGGTGATAGGCGGTGGTGCAGCCGGATTTTTTTGTGCAGTCAATGTAGCCCGGCTGCAACCCGACTGGCAAGTCACCATTTTGGAAAAGGGCAGCAAAGTACTTCAAAAAGTAAAAGTGAGTGGCGGGGGCCGTTGCAATGTAACGCATGACTGCAGCTCCATTTCGGAGATGAGCAAATGCTATCCGCGGGGTGAGAAATTCGTCAAAAAACTCTTCCGGCATTTTTTTGTACCCAACAGCATTCAATGGTTTGCAGAGCGGGGCGTAGCCTTGAAAGTAGAAAAGGATGGCCGCATGTTTCCCGTAACAAACGATTCGCAAACCATCATTGAATGTTTGCTGAAAGAAGCCAACCAATTTAGGGTGGAGTTGCTGCTGAATTTTTCTGTAAAAACATTGGCGCAAACGGAAAGCAGTGGCTGGCAAATCACTGCCGACAATGGCCGCAGCATTCATGCCGATGCGTTGTGCATTGCCACCGGCGGCTTTCCCAAGCTGGAGCAGTTTGACTGGTTGCAGCAAGCTACGGGGCATACCGTGGTGCCGCCTGTGCCGTCCTTGTTCACGTTCAATTTGCCCAAGCATCCTATCACCAAACTCATGGGCGTAGCCACGCCTGCCAAAGTGCGGATAGCGGGTTTCAAAGAAGAGTCGGAGGGACCGCTGCTCATTACCCACTGGGGGTTGAGTGGCCCGGCCGTGTTGCGGATGTCGGCATTTGCCGCCCGTCATTTACACGACCACGAATACAAGTTTACCGCCCTCATCAACTGGCTGCCCGACTGGAATGAAACCAGCCTGCGGGAGGCCATCATTCAACACCGGCAGGCGCATGGATCGCAACTCGTCATCAATACGCCGTGGTTTGGTTTGCCCGCCAGGTTGCTGGAATTTTTATTGCAGGAAGCCGGCATTGCCCCACAACAGCGCTGGGCCGATTTGCCCGCTACACAGCAAAATGCATTGGTAAAAAAACTGTGCAGTTATGAATGTGCAGCCAGCGGCAAAACCACATTTAAAGATGAGTTTGTAACGGCTGGTGGTATTGATACAGCCGAGCTATCGCCCGACACGATGCAAAGCAAAAAAGCGTCTAACCTCTGCTTCGCCGGCGAAATCATCAACGTGGATGGCATTACGGGTGGCTACAATTTTCAGCATGCATGGAGCTCCGGTTTTGTAGCAGCGAAGACGATTGCGGAACAAACAGTATGA
- a CDS encoding sensor histidine kinase, with protein MLERKIERIDSLMDKYASNGEQAKKEAAELYKQLTTKYNTAAFRGFKIDVMLQQAILYSLSGSHHQALQLSLEALDEAEKFKYPERIYRSCWVVAIMYENGRDYTMCRKYLDKAYRTYEANQLNEVYSTYCIRMSSYFMRVEQKDSAQYFAFRGLDSALKYQNKRDIRDAYLLLGTLLAKQDYKAAVRYKLLAADQFIQIEDYATAALQLTVASTTLLNQHQTEEALKYSDTALLLLQRMNVPVPPLVYQRRSEVFEQMRRMDSALYYYQLFHEGYVATESKQEAVRIKQISEEYQTEKKEAIIKNRERQILLISLLLAVISIAAVLLYRKNRRIRQQNNIIGEQLNELTKAVEHKKVLLSELQHRVKNNLQHVISILEIQKESVDFNNIEEVLRGNQNRIHSMALLHKKLRVTDTADEVDLQKYICELAALVKESYDISSKRITLEVNCNVEKCSIAKALPIGLIITELVSNSMKHAFKHIGIGIIEIELTKDDATGLTRFYYADNGEGFDFYKKSEKGLGQEIVMGLIDQLDGTVETNSQNGFELTIKFA; from the coding sequence TTGCTGGAGAGGAAAATTGAACGCATCGATAGCCTGATGGACAAATATGCCAGCAATGGCGAGCAGGCAAAAAAGGAAGCGGCTGAATTGTACAAGCAGCTCACAACAAAATACAATACAGCAGCATTCAGGGGCTTTAAAATTGATGTGATGCTGCAACAAGCCATCCTCTATTCGCTCAGCGGCAGCCATCATCAGGCGCTTCAGTTGTCGTTGGAGGCACTGGATGAGGCTGAAAAATTCAAGTATCCCGAAAGGATTTATCGTAGTTGCTGGGTAGTGGCCATTATGTACGAGAATGGCAGGGATTATACCATGTGCAGAAAATACCTGGACAAAGCTTACCGTACTTATGAAGCCAATCAGCTGAATGAAGTGTACAGCACTTATTGCATTCGGATGTCTTCCTACTTCATGCGGGTGGAGCAAAAAGACTCAGCACAATACTTTGCATTTCGAGGATTAGATTCGGCACTCAAATACCAAAACAAACGCGACATCAGGGATGCCTATTTGCTGCTGGGTACGCTACTGGCCAAGCAAGATTACAAAGCCGCCGTTCGGTATAAACTGCTGGCTGCCGATCAGTTTATTCAGATTGAAGATTATGCAACGGCTGCGTTACAACTTACCGTTGCTTCTACCACGCTGTTGAATCAGCATCAAACGGAGGAAGCATTGAAGTACAGCGATACCGCCCTTTTGCTGTTGCAGCGCATGAACGTGCCGGTACCACCTTTAGTGTACCAACGGCGCAGCGAAGTGTTTGAGCAAATGAGGCGCATGGATTCAGCGTTGTATTATTATCAGCTGTTCCACGAAGGATATGTGGCTACGGAGAGCAAACAAGAGGCCGTACGGATAAAGCAGATCAGCGAAGAATACCAGACGGAGAAAAAAGAAGCCATCATCAAAAACAGAGAGCGGCAAATTTTACTCATCAGCTTGCTGCTGGCGGTGATTAGTATAGCCGCTGTTTTGTTGTATCGAAAAAACAGACGGATTCGGCAACAAAACAACATCATTGGCGAACAATTGAATGAGCTTACAAAAGCCGTGGAGCATAAGAAGGTGTTGCTGTCAGAACTGCAACACCGGGTAAAAAACAATTTGCAACACGTGATTAGCATTCTGGAAATTCAGAAAGAGTCGGTCGATTTTAATAACATAGAAGAAGTGCTTCGGGGCAATCAAAACAGGATTCATTCGATGGCACTGCTGCACAAAAAATTAAGAGTAACCGATACTGCAGACGAGGTAGATCTTCAGAAATACATTTGCGAATTGGCCGCCTTGGTAAAAGAATCGTATGATATCAGCAGTAAAAGAATAACCTTAGAAGTAAACTGTAACGTAGAAAAATGCTCCATTGCAAAAGCATTGCCCATTGGATTGATTATTACAGAGCTGGTCAGCAACAGCATGAAGCATGCATTCAAACATATTGGCATTGGCATCATTGAGATTGAATTGACTAAAGATGATGCAACGGGCCTCACCAGATTTTACTATGCAGATAATGGAGAAGGATTTGATTTTTATAAGAAAAGCGAGAAAGGATTGGGTCAGGAAATAGTGATGGGGTTAATTGATCAGTTGGATGGAACGGTAGAAACCAACAGCCAAAATGGTTTTGAGTTGACTATAAAGTTTGCGTGA
- a CDS encoding citrate/2-methylcitrate synthase, producing MGILKERFRAKADIASAEIKSILKEHGGKKIGEVTLSQIYQGMRGITGLVTETSLLDAQEGIRFRGYSIPELREKLPKVPGGTEPLPEGLFYLMLIGEIPTEEDVKHVTDVLQRKSHVPNHVFKIIDAMPLNTHPMTMFVTGVMALQTESCFSKRYAQGMSKKITGKPPMTTV from the coding sequence ATGGGCATTTTAAAGGAACGATTCAGAGCCAAAGCCGATATCGCCTCTGCTGAAATCAAATCGATTTTGAAAGAGCATGGCGGAAAGAAAATCGGAGAAGTAACCTTATCACAAATTTACCAGGGCATGCGGGGTATCACCGGCCTGGTTACCGAAACTTCATTGCTCGACGCACAGGAAGGCATCCGTTTTCGCGGCTACAGCATTCCTGAGCTTCGCGAAAAACTGCCCAAAGTGCCCGGCGGTACCGAACCGCTTCCTGAAGGATTGTTTTACCTGATGCTCATTGGTGAAATACCCACCGAAGAAGATGTAAAACATGTAACCGATGTGTTGCAGCGCAAGAGCCACGTGCCCAACCACGTGTTCAAAATTATTGATGCCATGCCGCTCAACACGCACCCCATGACCATGTTTGTAACGGGTGTAATGGCGTTGCAAACAGAGAGCTGTTTTTCAAAGCGCTACGCACAGGGCATGTCGAAAAAGATTACTGGGAAGCCACCTATGACGACAGTCTGA
- a CDS encoding tail fiber domain-containing protein — translation MKQKFLASGLVSLLVFVQQPQALLAQGKVGINTKTPQAMLHVKDSSVLFSGDTTLNAGKPPLSGAGTRMMWYSDKGAFRAGRVDGPQWNQENTGFLSIALGRNTIASGDRSTAIGVGNTASGIQSIAMGFSSNASGPNAIVMGVAAAATGMGSIAFGNNTVARGENAFVVGVRSFALGDASIAMGNQTVASGSESIAMGRFSDALGVASLAMGNGTSATGNFSTSMGFSTNAKAYASLAIGQLNDSIANSNATSQVSSDPAFIIGNGTSNSARRNAFIVAKNGETGINVANAMPQAMLHIKARVISDNRHIRLEDDNTTSSANIFYTSDLVFKNNLAGGDFIFRNDANATIFSLFSSGNVTMAGTLTQNSDARLKKDIQPLQSSLQKLLQLGGYHYHWNEAFRDQHLQTGLLAQQVEQQMPELVATSKDGVKSVNYSGMIPYTIEAIKELKKENDILKKELTELKQLIQQMTENR, via the coding sequence ATGAAACAGAAGTTTCTTGCTAGTGGACTCGTAAGTCTATTGGTATTTGTACAGCAGCCGCAAGCATTGCTGGCGCAAGGAAAAGTAGGCATCAACACTAAAACGCCACAAGCCATGCTGCATGTAAAAGACAGCAGTGTGTTGTTTAGCGGCGATACAACTTTGAATGCTGGCAAACCACCGCTCAGTGGCGCTGGTACCCGAATGATGTGGTATTCTGACAAAGGCGCTTTTAGAGCAGGACGTGTAGATGGCCCACAATGGAATCAAGAAAATACAGGTTTCTTATCCATTGCTTTAGGCAGAAATACAATCGCATCCGGAGACAGATCTACAGCCATTGGTGTTGGCAATACGGCAAGCGGAATTCAAAGTATAGCTATGGGATTTAGCTCTAATGCTTCTGGGCCAAATGCGATTGTAATGGGCGTTGCTGCAGCCGCAACCGGAATGGGTTCAATAGCTTTTGGAAACAATACAGTTGCCAGAGGCGAAAATGCCTTTGTAGTAGGTGTAAGGTCATTTGCACTCGGAGATGCTTCAATTGCAATGGGTAATCAAACAGTAGCAAGTGGTTCAGAATCGATTGCAATGGGAAGATTTAGCGATGCATTGGGTGTAGCTTCTTTAGCCATGGGAAATGGTACAAGTGCTACCGGAAACTTCTCAACATCTATGGGATTTTCAACTAATGCTAAAGCATACGCATCCTTAGCAATTGGCCAACTGAATGATTCCATTGCCAACAGTAATGCTACGTCGCAAGTCTCTTCAGATCCTGCATTTATAATCGGCAATGGAACAAGTAACTCAGCCCGGCGGAATGCTTTCATTGTAGCCAAGAACGGAGAAACAGGCATCAACGTAGCCAATGCAATGCCGCAAGCCATGCTGCATATTAAAGCGAGGGTTATTTCAGATAACCGGCATATCCGGTTGGAAGATGATAATACAACTTCCAGCGCCAATATTTTTTATACGTCAGATCTGGTATTTAAAAACAACCTGGCCGGGGGCGATTTTATTTTCCGCAACGATGCCAATGCCACTATTTTTTCGTTGTTCAGCAGCGGCAATGTTACCATGGCGGGTACGCTTACGCAAAACAGTGATGCAAGACTCAAAAAAGACATTCAGCCATTGCAAAGCAGTTTGCAGAAACTGCTACAGCTCGGTGGCTATCATTACCACTGGAATGAAGCATTTCGGGATCAGCATTTGCAAACAGGCCTGCTGGCACAGCAGGTAGAACAGCAAATGCCGGAACTGGTAGCCACCAGTAAAGACGGCGTGAAAAGTGTGAACTACAGCGGCATGATTCCTTATACCATTGAAGCCATCAAAGAATTAAAAAAAGAAAACGATATACTCAAAAAGGAACTGACCGAATTGAAGCAATTGATACAACAAATGACAGAGAACAGATAG
- a CDS encoding LytR/AlgR family response regulator transcription factor: MTEKKILLVEDDFLNRRVTKKVLVENGYVTLEAKNVREALDILKKETISLVILDINLGEGEQDGISLGAEISNKYSVPFIYLTAYESPEMIGKAVDTAPYSYLTKPFKNVDLIASVEVAIRKAAVKHVPKITVKDEHFKVELRVDDILFIESDGNYLLFYTHEKVYKTRSTIKKIVEELSPDVFIQTHRAYVVNKTKLTKLSKKHVMVSDKLIPVSENYLHLLEGMG; this comes from the coding sequence ATGACGGAAAAGAAAATATTGCTGGTGGAAGATGATTTCCTCAACAGAAGGGTTACCAAAAAAGTGTTGGTTGAAAATGGGTATGTAACGCTTGAAGCAAAGAATGTAAGGGAAGCATTGGACATACTGAAAAAAGAGACCATCTCGTTGGTGATCCTCGATATTAATTTGGGCGAAGGGGAGCAAGATGGCATATCGCTGGGAGCGGAAATCAGCAATAAATATTCGGTTCCGTTTATTTACCTCACGGCGTATGAAAGCCCGGAGATGATAGGCAAGGCGGTAGATACTGCTCCGTACTCCTATCTCACCAAGCCTTTTAAGAATGTGGATCTGATAGCATCGGTGGAAGTGGCCATTCGGAAAGCTGCTGTGAAACATGTACCGAAAATAACCGTGAAGGATGAGCACTTTAAAGTAGAGCTGCGGGTGGATGACATTCTCTTTATTGAGTCCGACGGCAATTATCTGCTGTTTTATACCCATGAAAAAGTATATAAAACACGATCCACCATTAAGAAGATTGTAGAAGAACTCTCACCCGATGTATTTATTCAAACACATAGAGCCTATGTGGTAAATAAAACAAAGCTGACGAAGCTGAGTAAAAAGCATGTGATGGTATCGGACAAGTTGATTCCGGTATCTGAAAACTATCTCCATCTCTTAGAGGGAATGGGGTAG
- a CDS encoding LytTR family DNA-binding domain-containing protein produces MAFFEKQLDANQFVRVHRSYLLAVRHISRIDPYERESFLAILRNGQQVPVSKSGYTRLREVLGM; encoded by the coding sequence ATGGCTTTTTTCGAAAAGCAGCTCGATGCCAACCAGTTTGTACGGGTGCACCGGTCGTATCTGTTGGCTGTGCGGCACATCAGCCGCATCGATCCCTACGAACGGGAAAGTTTTCTGGCCATTTTGCGCAATGGACAGCAAGTGCCCGTGAGTAAATCGGGCTACACCCGCCTGCGGGAAGTGCTGGGGATGTAA
- a CDS encoding LiaF transmembrane domain-containing protein, with protein sequence MSQHFQQPQTPFEHKQKTIPKQLTIGFVVVLVGLGILLKRMHLPLPNWLFGWEMILILIGVITGINSKFKDISWLILIVIGSVFLLDDIGPFIPIRQYIWPIGIILVGLIIAFRPGFGNRRNRWMNDTPPMPAATAQPLSNFSVVPDAAPVNDANTVTDDVLDATAVFGGVKRSVVSKRFRGGEVVAVFGGAEINLAHADFEGTIKMEIVNVLGGTKLIVPADWDVQSVMVAVFGGVDDKRFIKPEMINPNKKLIIEGTSFLGGLEIKSY encoded by the coding sequence ATGTCACAGCATTTTCAACAGCCGCAAACGCCTTTCGAACACAAACAAAAAACCATCCCCAAACAACTCACGATCGGTTTTGTAGTCGTGTTGGTAGGTCTGGGCATTTTACTCAAACGCATGCATTTACCCTTGCCTAACTGGTTGTTTGGCTGGGAAATGATTCTCATACTCATTGGTGTAATTACGGGTATCAATTCAAAATTCAAGGATATTTCATGGCTCATCCTTATCGTGATTGGAAGTGTTTTTCTACTGGATGATATTGGACCATTCATTCCTATTCGTCAGTACATATGGCCAATTGGCATTATACTGGTCGGTCTTATCATCGCCTTCAGACCAGGCTTTGGTAATCGCCGCAACCGTTGGATGAATGACACTCCACCCATGCCGGCAGCCACTGCACAACCGTTGAGCAATTTTAGCGTAGTGCCCGACGCAGCTCCTGTGAATGATGCCAACACTGTAACAGATGATGTGCTTGATGCGACCGCTGTTTTTGGTGGTGTAAAAAGAAGTGTCGTATCCAAACGCTTTCGCGGTGGTGAAGTGGTAGCCGTATTTGGTGGTGCAGAAATCAATCTGGCACACGCCGATTTTGAAGGCACCATCAAAATGGAAATCGTGAATGTGTTGGGCGGTACCAAACTCATTGTGCCCGCCGATTGGGATGTGCAATCTGTAATGGTGGCCGTGTTTGGCGGGGTAGACGACAAGCGTTTTATCAAACCTGAAATGATTAACCCCAACAAGAAACTGATTATAGAAGGCACCAGCTTTTTGGGTGGACTGGAAATCAAAAGTTATTAA
- a CDS encoding 5-oxoprolinase subunit PxpA — MQPTIDVNADVGEGIPTDAALIPLISSANIACGYHAGDAATIATTIDLCKQHGVAIGAHPGFADKANFGRTDMMLLTPDAWYQLITEQLSIMQEACNRAGASMVHVKPHGALYNMSARLPEIAHIIAQAVYDFDSNLLLYGLAGSHSITAAKAIGLNTVDEFFADRTYQSDGSLTPRTQSNALITDDNMAMQQALNIALYGKLMAVDGSVIHPAVGVRKSICLHGDGAHAISFAEHIVHIFQQSGINIKAHG, encoded by the coding sequence ATGCAACCAACCATTGATGTGAATGCAGATGTGGGAGAAGGCATACCGACTGATGCTGCCCTCATTCCGCTAATTTCCTCGGCCAATATTGCCTGTGGCTATCATGCAGGCGATGCAGCTACCATTGCCACTACTATAGATTTGTGCAAGCAACACGGTGTAGCAATTGGAGCACATCCGGGCTTTGCCGACAAAGCCAATTTTGGCCGTACCGATATGATGCTGCTCACGCCCGATGCCTGGTATCAATTGATTACTGAGCAACTCAGCATTATGCAAGAGGCTTGCAACAGAGCAGGTGCAAGTATGGTACATGTAAAACCTCATGGCGCCTTGTACAACATGAGTGCCCGCCTGCCGGAAATAGCTCATATCATTGCACAGGCGGTGTATGATTTTGATTCCAATCTTTTACTGTATGGTTTGGCCGGTAGTCATTCCATTACTGCAGCAAAAGCCATTGGCCTCAATACGGTAGATGAGTTTTTTGCCGACCGTACGTATCAATCCGATGGTTCGTTAACGCCACGCACCCAAAGCAATGCCCTGATTACAGATGATAATATGGCCATGCAACAAGCATTGAACATTGCATTGTATGGAAAGCTGATGGCGGTAGATGGAAGTGTCATTCATCCGGCAGTAGGAGTACGCAAATCCATTTGCCTGCATGGCGATGGAGCACATGCCATTTCTTTTGCCGAACATATCGTACATATATTTCAGCAAAGTGGCATCAACATAAAAGCGCATGGCTAA